In the Caldilineales bacterium genome, one interval contains:
- a CDS encoding YbaB/EbfC family nucleoid-associated protein, producing the protein MTKKKHAPRGYRSPGTGGGPPGMPGMSGGARGGNMIAQIQQLQQEMEAAQSSLSEVTVEASAGGGVVNVVANGQQEIVSITLKPEVVDPDDVDMLQDLILSAVNQALDQSRQMASERMSGLTQGLNLPPGIL; encoded by the coding sequence ATGACCAAGAAAAAACACGCCCCGCGCGGCTACCGTTCGCCCGGCACTGGCGGCGGCCCACCCGGCATGCCCGGTATGTCTGGCGGCGCTCGCGGCGGCAACATGATCGCCCAGATTCAACAGCTCCAACAAGAAATGGAGGCCGCGCAGTCATCATTATCCGAGGTGACGGTCGAAGCCAGCGCCGGCGGCGGCGTCGTCAATGTCGTCGCCAATGGCCAGCAAGAGATCGTTTCCATCACCCTCAAGCCTGAAGTCGTCGATCCCGATGATGTGGACATGCTCCAGGACCTCATCCTCTCGGCCGTCAACCAGGCCCTGGATCAGAGCCGGCAGATGGCAAGCGAACGCATGAGTGGCCTCACCCAGGGCCTCAACCTGCCGCCAGGTATCCTCTGA
- the recR gene encoding recombination mediator RecR, with product MHIVAEPIQRLIDALVRLPSIGPKTASRLAFYLLRSPADQVQELAAALGELKANIVYCRRCQNLTLANPCGICTDVNRDAHLICVVEEPLDVVAIERTGAYKGLYHVLHGVINPVEGIGPDDLRLASLLERVKAETPSEILVATNPTLEGEATAMYLARLLRSAGVRITRLARGLPVGGDLEYADEVTLSRALEGRRDL from the coding sequence ATGCACATCGTCGCCGAACCCATCCAACGCCTGATCGATGCCCTCGTTCGTCTGCCCAGCATCGGCCCCAAGACCGCCTCGCGACTGGCCTTCTACCTGCTGCGTTCACCTGCCGACCAGGTGCAAGAACTGGCTGCGGCCCTGGGCGAACTCAAAGCCAACATCGTCTACTGCCGGCGCTGCCAGAACCTCACCCTCGCCAATCCGTGCGGCATCTGCACCGACGTCAACCGCGACGCCCACCTTATTTGTGTCGTCGAGGAACCGCTCGATGTCGTCGCCATCGAACGCACCGGCGCCTACAAGGGCCTCTACCATGTCCTCCACGGCGTCATCAACCCGGTCGAGGGCATCGGCCCGGACGACCTCCGCCTTGCCTCGCTGCTCGAGCGGGTGAAAGCAGAAACTCCCTCTGAAATCCTGGTGGCCACCAACCCCACCCTCGAAGGCGAAGCCACCGCCATGTACCTGGCCCGCCTGCTGCGCTCTGCCGGCGTCCGCATCACGCGTTTGGCGCGTGGCCTGCCGGTGGGCGGCGACCTGGAATATGCCGACGAAGTCACCCTCAGTCGCGCCCTGGAGGGCCGGCGCGACCTCTGA